Proteins from a genomic interval of Polyodon spathula isolate WHYD16114869_AA chromosome 1, ASM1765450v1, whole genome shotgun sequence:
- the LOC121312996 gene encoding M-phase inducer phosphatase 1-like: protein MDEVLADFSPSRRPGCITGMPSLSLPGIGAMSSTCLKTLYSPELAGVLSPVTNLALNMNSLAVLGSQCDTPKRRANVPLKMPSFASDTSDAGLCLDSPSPVDPIDYEEAFEKAILDSGKVIKDSKVPIRRINSLPMRLLGSSPALKGKDSDSSDFGVFGVRRDQVSRGNKENMQEGFEFKKPTWPASCCRLRTIHGGEGKEPFSQRPNSAPDLMFSPPPVEQKCFMDDNSPVVLRRSSLTCSFNDEDDDGFLEIMDDDVENDADVPTGMASLLTAPLVRKDEEEETGCALLTRNCPRGLFRSPSLPCSATRLALKRPERPRDENTPVKIKRRKSLAGSVAREEDKEEEAQVKSRFLQRSKSFCDIELLLDNDMKELIGDFTKPFVLPTVDGKHQDLKYITSEMLVVALSGEFDDRVERIVIVDCRYPYEFEGGHIKGAVNLHTEEQVEDYLLKCPLTPSTLEKRLVLVFHCEFSSERGPRMCRFVREKDRMMNLYPNLHYPELYILKGGYKEFFPKFQNQCWPQSYRPMHHEDFKEDLRGFRLKSRTWAGERSKRDLYSRLKKL from the exons ATGGATGAAGTACTCGCTGATTTTAGCCCCAGCAGAAGGCCGGGCTGTATCACTGGGATGCCTTCGCTATCTCTACCTGGGATCGGAGCCATGAGCTCGACCTGCCTTAAAACTCTCTATTCTCCAGAGCTTGCTGGCGTGCTGTCCCCTGTTACCAATCTGGCCCTCAACATGAACAGCCTCGCTGTCCTCGGAAG CCAGTGCGACACCCCGAAGAGACGAGCTAATGTACCTCTTAAGATGCCATCCTTTGCCTCGGACACTTCCGATGCAG gTTTGTGTCTGGATTCTCCAAGTCCCGTAGACCCCATTGATTACGAGGAGGC gTTTGAGAAAGCCATCTTGGACTCTGGCAAAGTGATCAAAGA TAGCAAGGTCCCAATCAGAAGAATAAACTCTCTCCCG ATGAGGTTGTTGGGCTCTAGCCCTGCTCTCAAAGGCAAAGATTCAGACTCCTCAGATTTTGGAGTCTTCGGTGTTCGACGTGATCAAGTCTCTAGAGGCAACAAGGAGAAT ATGCAGGAGGGGTTTGAGTTCAAGAAGCCGACATGGCCTGCGTCTTGCTGCCGGCTGCGCACCATCCATGGAGGAGAGGGCAAGGAGCCATTTTCTCAACGGCCCAATTCTGCCCCTGATCTCATG TTCTCGCCTCCCCCTGTGGAACAGAAGTGTTTCATGGATGACAACAGTCCCGTGGTCCTTCGGCGATCCTCATTAACCTGCTCCTTTAATGACGAGGACGACGACGGATTCCTAGAAATTATGGATGACGATGTAGAG AATGATGCGGATGTGCCCACTGGAATGGCCAGCCTGCTGACTGCTCCACTGGTTCGTAAGGACGAGGAGGAAGAAACTGGCTGT GCGCTGCTCACCCGTAACTGTCCTCGCGGTCTGTTCCGCTCGCCCTCGCTGCCTTGCTCTGCCACCAGACTGGCCTTGAAGAGGCCAGAGAGACCCCGAGATGAGAACACCCCTGTGAAGATCAAGAGAAGGAAGAGCCTGGCAGGGTCTGTGGCCAGGGAGGAAGACAAGGAGGAAGAGGCACAAGTG AAGTCTCGGTTTCTTCAGAGGTCCAAGTCCTTCTGTGACATTGAGTTGCTGCTAGACAATGATATGAAGGAGCTGATTGGAGACTTCACCAAG CCCTTTGTTCTACCTACAGTGGATGGGAAGCACCAGGATTTGAAGTACATCACTTCTGAAATG TTGGTAGTAGCTCTGAGTGGGGAATTTGATGATCGGGTGGAACGCATTGTGATAGTAGATTGCCGCTATCCCTACGAGTTTGAAGGCGGGCACATCAAG GGAGCTGTGAACCTGCACACAGAGGAGCAGGTGGAGGATTACTTGCTGAAGTGTCCCCTTACTCCCTCCACCCTGGAGAAGCGCCTGGTGCTAGTCTTCCACTGCGAGTTCTCCTCTGAGCGTGGTCCCCGCATGTGTCGTTTCGTGAGAGAGAAGGACAGGATGATGAACTTGTACCCAAACCTGCACTACCCTGAGCTCTACATCCTCAAGGGTGGATACAAAGAGTTCTTCCCCAAATTCCAG AATCAATGCTGGCCGCAGAGCTACAGGCCAATGCACCACGAGGACTTCAAGGAAGATCTGCGCGGGTTCCGTCTCAAGAGCCGCACCTGGGCGGGCGAGAGGAGCAAGAGGGACCTGTACAGCCGGCTCAAGAAGCTCTGA